The following coding sequences are from one Pusillimonas sp. DMV24BSW_D window:
- a CDS encoding ATP-binding cassette domain-containing protein, producing the protein MTATLITLANLQLAYGHHALLDHAELTIHQGERIGLIGRNGAGKSSLLKLLDGRAQPDDGEIQRLGGLRIATVEQEPELGEHKTVLDEICGEFERDEDWARPARAKALISELGLQESALIDGLSGGTRKRIALARAMTLEPDLLLLDEPTNHLDFEGITWLEQRLKRAAFSIVLITHDRRFLDTVTTRIVELDRGKLISFPGNFTQWQERKAEWLEAEMQQNAKFDKLLAQEEVWIRKGIEARRTRNEGRVRRLEQLRRERAARRERTGNVNLAISEGQRSGKIVAELEHVTHGYHGRTLINNLSTVILRKDRIGIIGPNGAGKTTLLRILLGELKPDQGSVKSGTNLNIAYFDQMRGQLDETATVADTISPGSEWVEIGDQRKHIMSYLEDFLFPPARARSPVSSLSGGERARLVLARLFATPSNVLVLDEPTNDLDIETLELLEELLQDYPGTVLLVSHDRVFLNNVVTQTIVSEPDGHWQEYAGGYDDWLVQSNVSASKNSSQPAVKSQTQTADDSNPHGREGKPPGKKPAANRASRFTAWEEQELEGIPEKIAKLEARQAELGNTLSDPKTYESTPDIAIGINNEITEIDDQLSRLFERWEELESKKAGTQ; encoded by the coding sequence TTCATCAAGGAGAGCGTATTGGTCTTATCGGCAGAAACGGCGCCGGTAAATCTTCTTTGCTGAAACTCCTCGACGGTCGCGCCCAGCCCGACGACGGCGAAATTCAGCGCCTCGGCGGGTTAAGAATTGCAACCGTTGAGCAAGAGCCCGAACTTGGCGAACATAAAACCGTATTAGATGAAATCTGTGGTGAATTTGAACGAGACGAAGACTGGGCCCGTCCTGCTCGCGCCAAGGCGCTGATCAGCGAACTAGGCTTGCAAGAGTCAGCACTCATAGACGGCCTTTCGGGCGGGACCAGAAAGCGCATCGCGCTAGCCCGAGCCATGACACTTGAACCCGACTTGTTGCTTTTAGATGAGCCTACTAATCACTTGGACTTCGAAGGCATTACCTGGCTGGAGCAACGCTTGAAACGCGCTGCCTTCAGCATTGTGCTAATAACGCACGACCGTCGATTTCTTGACACCGTAACAACGCGCATTGTCGAGCTCGATCGAGGCAAACTCATCAGCTTTCCGGGCAATTTCACCCAATGGCAAGAACGTAAAGCAGAATGGCTTGAAGCCGAAATGCAACAGAATGCCAAGTTCGACAAGCTGTTGGCGCAGGAAGAGGTATGGATCAGAAAAGGCATTGAAGCCCGCCGTACACGCAACGAAGGACGCGTGCGACGACTCGAACAACTGCGACGGGAACGTGCGGCCCGTCGTGAACGCACTGGAAACGTTAACCTGGCCATTTCCGAAGGCCAGCGCTCCGGAAAAATTGTGGCCGAACTTGAACACGTTACTCACGGTTACCACGGGCGTACCTTAATCAACAACCTGTCCACAGTCATTTTGCGCAAGGACCGAATTGGCATCATTGGGCCAAATGGTGCGGGTAAAACAACTTTGCTGCGCATTCTTCTGGGTGAACTCAAACCTGATCAAGGCAGCGTGAAATCAGGCACAAACCTGAACATCGCTTACTTCGATCAAATGCGGGGACAACTCGACGAAACCGCAACCGTGGCCGACACCATTAGTCCGGGAAGCGAATGGGTTGAAATTGGGGATCAACGCAAACACATCATGTCGTATCTGGAAGACTTCCTGTTTCCCCCGGCTCGCGCACGATCGCCGGTTAGCAGCCTTTCGGGCGGCGAGCGAGCACGGCTGGTGCTGGCGCGACTTTTCGCAACCCCGTCAAACGTCCTGGTTCTCGACGAACCCACCAACGACCTCGACATCGAAACGCTCGAACTGCTGGAAGAACTTCTGCAGGACTACCCCGGTACGGTGCTTCTGGTCAGCCACGACCGTGTTTTTCTAAACAATGTCGTCACGCAAACAATCGTCAGTGAGCCGGACGGCCATTGGCAGGAATATGCCGGGGGATACGACGATTGGTTGGTGCAAAGCAACGTTAGCGCATCAAAGAACTCATCGCAGCCAGCCGTCAAGTCGCAAACGCAAACCGCTGACGACTCGAACCCGCATGGTCGCGAAGGCAAACCGCCCGGGAAGAAACCAGCCGCAAATCGAGCCAGTCGATTCACTGCCTGGGAAGAACAAGAACTCGAAGGGATCCCAGAAAAAATCGCCAAACTTGAAGCACGCCAAGCGGAACTGGGGAACACTTTAAGTGACCCCAAAACCTATGAGAGTACGCCGGACATTGCCATCGGCATCAATAACGAAATTACTGAAATCGACGATCAGTTAAGCCGACTGTTCGAACGCTGGGAAGAGCTGGAATCGAAAAAAGCCGGCACGCAGTAG